Within the Hypericibacter adhaerens genome, the region GCTGCTGCTGGACGAGCCCTTCGGCGCGCTCGACGCCAAGGTGCGCAAGGATCTGCGCCGCTGGCTGCGCGGCCTGCATGACGAGATGGGCATCACCAGCATCTTCGTCAGCCACGACCAGGAAGAAGCGCTGGAGCTGGCCGACCGCGTGGCGGTGATGAGCGAGGGCCGCATCGCCCAGATCGGCACGCCGACCGAGATCTACCGCAACCCCGCCAACGCCTTCGTCTGCGAGTTCCTCGGCAACACCAACCGATTGAACTGCCGGATCGAGAAGGGCGGCGCCAGGCTGGGCGAGCAGTTCTTCACCGCCCAGGTGCCGAGCGACGCGCCGGCGCTGCCCGGCGTCGCCTATGTCCGGCCGGAGGATTGCGACATCCATACCGAGCCGAACGCGCCCGGCCTCAAGGCGCGCGTGCTGAAGATCCACGCCGCCGGCCCCACCGTCCGGGTCGAGCTGCGCCGGCTCGAAAGCGACGAGATCATCGAGATCCACCTGCAGCCCGGCGTCGACGCCCCCGACATCGGCGCCGACGTCGCCCTCACCTTCCGCCGCGTGCGGATCTTCCCGGTGGCGAACGGGTAAGGGCGCCGCCCCCTGTCTCCAGCTATCATCTCTTTATCCTGTCATCGCCGGGCTTGACCCGGCGATCCTGGGCCAAGGACGCATCGGTTGCCCTGGATTGCCGGGTCAAGCCCACGGCTGTCCGGTTCGGGTTTCATGTCCACGGGAGGACCATTTGGCCCGGCTCGATCCGGGGTATGGGCTCCGGCTCGAGCAGACGGTCGATGCGCCGGCGGTGCATGAGGTTGGCCCGCACGAGGCGAGCGAAGGCCAAGGTGCCGAGCGGGCTCTCGATGGCCTTCTGAGCCAGCCGCAACAGCAGGAAGGCGATGAGCGCGACGGCGATCTGAATGCGCACGGCATTCTCGCAGGTACCGAGAAAGTGGCGGATTTTCAGGGTCTGCTTGACCCATCGGAAGAACAGCTCGATGGCCCAGCGGCGCTTGTAGAGATCGGCGATCTCCTGGGCGGATGCGTCGAGATCGTTGCAGAGGATGCGCAAGACCTTGCCGGCCTCGGTCTTGACCCGGACCTCGCGCACCGGGTCCTGGAACGGGTTGTGCTGGCTGGCCGCCTGCCGGGCGGGCAGATAGCCGACGCGGTCGGAAAGGATGGTGCTGTCTGCCGGCAGCGGGTTCCGGGCAACGACAGCCAGCGGCGTGTTGGATTTGAAGCGGGTGACGATCCGGCAGCCGGCGGCGTCCATCGCGGCCCACCAGGCGTAGTCGTAATAGCCGAGATCGAAGACATAGGTGGCGCCGGGCTCGATCGGCATGGCCTGGGCGGCGGTGATGTCGTTGACCCGAGCCGGGGTGACGGCGGCGTAGATCGGCCGGTCGGCATCGGGATCGTAGATCACATGCAGCTTGGCTCCACACACGCCGGCGCTGAAGCGGGCCCAGTCCCGGCTCAGGCTGTTGAGCGGCAGGCCGCTCGAATCGATCAGGTAGGTGACCTCGGCAAGCTGGCGGCGCAGCCCGCGATGGGCCTGCATCATCAGGGCGGCCAGCAGATCGGTGAACAAGGCGCTGGGCCGCAGCGCGTTGGCGTCGGCCAGGGTCGAACGACGGACCTTGTCCCCACCCAGGTGATAGAGCCGTCTCTCGTGGCTCTCCAGTCCCGTCACGATCTCACGCAGGCTGCTCGCACCCGAGAGTTGGCCGTAGAGCAGCGCCATGAACTGGCTCTTGCTCGTCAACTGGCGAACCCGTGCGTCGCTGCCGTGCCGCTCGACCAGGCGCGCAAACTCGTCCCAGTTAATCAGCTTAAGAAGCGAATGAAATACGCTATTCTCGTGCGGCACGGCGTTGGTCCTTTCTCATGTCCCGGAACATTTGGCGATGTCCAGGACCGAGTAGAATCAACGCCGTGCGCCCAGTCCACTAAAACTCAACCGGACAGCCGTGGGTCAAGCCCGGCAATGACAAAGGAGAGCAAGGGGGCGGAGGGGATAAGGAAGGAGAGCTACAGCACCTTCCCCGGATTGAGGATGCCGTTGGGATCGAGCGCGGCCTTCACGGTCCGCATCAGCCCCACCACCGCCTCGCTGCGGCTGAAGCCCAGATAGTCGCGCTTCAGCGTGCCGATGCCATGCTCGGCCGAGACCGAGCCGCCCATGTCGCGCACCACCTCATAGACCGCCATCTCGGCGGCATGGCGGACATCTTCGTCGCCGGTGCCCATGTCGAGGCTGACATGGAGGTTGCTGTCGCCGATATGGCCGAAGAAGGTGTTGAGCGAGCCCGGCCAGCGGGCCTGCAGGCGCGTGCGGACGCGCTCCGCGAACGCACCGATGCTGGCGATCGGCAGGCTGACATCGAGATGAAGCCCGTGCGGCCGGGCGTTCCATGCCCCCACTCCTTCGCGGATCTCCCAGATCGCGCGCGCCTCGCGCTCGGACTGCGCGATCACCGCATCGGTGACGAGCCCCTGCTCCAGGGCCCGGCCGAGAAAGGCCTCGAAGCGCGCCGGGTCGCCCTCGGCATCGTTGCCGGCGAACTCGAGCGCCACATAGAAGGGCGAGGTCGCAGGCAAGGGCGGCACCCGCGCCGGGTCGGACCCGGTGACGAAGCGATAGTAATCCTGCCACATGGCCTCGAAGGCGCTGAGGCCGCCGAGCTCGGCTTGGATGGCGCGCAGGAGCCGCACCACCTGGTCGTAGCTGGCGGTCGCAACCAGCGCCGTCAGGCTGCTATGCGGCTTGGGATGGAGGCGCAGGACCGCGCGCGTGACGATGCCGAGCGTTCCCTCCGAGCCAATGAAGAGATGCTTCACGTCGTAGCCGGCGTTGTTCTTGAGCATCTTGTTGAGCGCGTTCACCACCGTGCCGTCGGCCAGAACGGCCTCGAGCCCCAGCACCTGCTCGCGCGCCATCCCGTAGCGGATCACCTTCATGCCGCCGGCATTGGTCGAGAGATTGCCGCCGATCTGGCAGGAGCCGCGCGCGCCCAGATCGAGCCCGAGGAGAAATCCCGCCTGGCTCGCGGCGGCCTGCAGCGTCTCCAGCGGCGTGCCGGCCAGGACTGTCATGGTCGCGGCGGCCGGATCCAGCTCCTCGATGCCACGCATGCGCTCCAGCGACAGCACCACCTCCCCGCCCCGGGGGGTGGCGCCGCCCGCAAGCCCGGTCAGGCCGCCCTGCGGCTGGACCGGCTGGCGATGGCGGTTGCAGATGCGCAAGGCGGCCGACACCTCGGCCGTGCTGCGCGGCCGCAAGACCGCGAGCGGCCGATGGGGAGCGATGCCCGTGGCGTCGCGGGAATGGCGATCGAGGATCGCCGGCTCGCTCGACACCCCATCATCGCCCAACGCCTGGCGCAGCTCATCGAGCACGGATGCCATGACCTCTCCTCGGAAGGGTGGGTCTCGTCAGGTTAGCGCGAGCCGGGCTCAGCGCCCACCGTTGATGACGGCGAGCGCCGGCTTCGTCGCCGGGCGTTCCGGAAAGCCTGCCTTGCGCATGCCCTCCAGGAAATGCTCCAGCGTCGCCGGATCGCGGAACGGCTCCTTCGGCAGCCAGGTCTGGACCGAGCTGTCGGGCCGGCTCGCGATCATGGCCTCGGCATGCTCCCGCGCCTTCTCCGGCTGGCCCAGATGGGCATGGGCGATGGCGAGGTAGCAATTGTCGAAGGGCATCGGCGGCGACACCCGGTGGAAGGCCTGGACCGCCTCCTCGTAGCGGCGGGCCACCAGGAAATTGAACCCCATATCGTGCCAGTGCCAGGCCTGCCGGTAGGGATTGAGGCGCATGGCGCGCCGGATCCACTCGATGCCTTCCTCGGTCCGGTCGATATAGGCCAGGAAGGAGCCGAACTGCGACAGGAGCTCGGCATCGTTCGGATTGAGCTCGATGGCGCGCTGGTAGTGGAGCTCCGCCTCCTCGTAGTTGCGCCGGTAGAGGCAGACGAAGCCCAGCGAGAAATGGCACCAGCCATCCTCCGCGTCGAGCGCCACCCCCTGGCTCGCCAGCTCATAGGCCTTGTCCAGCGCGTCGGGAACCTCGTTGCGGTACCAGCCCAGCACCGTCACGAAGGCGAGCAGCGCATGGGCCTGGGCGTAGCCCGGGTCGAGCTCGAGCGCGCAATGGAGCAGCTCGGCGATCTGGCGATGCTCGGTGCCGCCGTTGCGGTAGAGATTGTCCCAGGCCCGCAGCATGTAGTCGTAGGCGACCATGTTGTCGGTGCGCTTGCGCTTGCCGCGCGCCAGCCAGTCCGCCTCGATGCGGCCGGGCAGTGCGGTTACGATCGCCTGCACGATCTCGTCATCCATGGCGAAGAGCTGGGACGGGTCGCGGTCCTGCTTGATGGCCCAGATGCTGCGGCCGCTCTCGGCCTCGTAGAGCTGCGCCGTGATCCGCAGCTTGTGCTGGGTGCGGCGCACGCTGCCCATCAGCACATAGCGCACGCCGAGCTCGCGGCCGATCGCCGTCACGTCCATCCCGCCGTCGCGATAGGCGAAGGAGGAGGTCCGGGCGATCACGAAGAGCGCCCGGAAGCGCGACAGCTCGGTGATGATGTCCTCGGTGATGCCGTCGCTGAAATAGCGCTGCTCCTCGTCGTCGCCGGGGCTTTCGAAGGGCAGCACGGCGATCGAGGGGCGCTGCGGCAGGTCGAGCGAGACCGGCTCGAGCGCCCGCGTCCCCTCCCCCAGCGCCACGCGGTAGACCGAGACGGGCTCGGCGATGTTCTTGAGCGTCCGGCGCCCGAGGGAGTCGAAGCGCAGCTCGAGCTTGTTCTTGACCTGCTCATGGACGAGGCCCGTGAGCAGGATGCTGTCGGGCTCGGCCAGGGCCTCCAGCCGCGCGGCGATGTTGACGCCGTCGCCGAAGAGGTCGTCGCCCTCGACGATCACGTCGCCCATGTTGACGCCGATCCGGTAGCGCAGCCGGCGGTCGGGCGGCAGCTCGCTCGCCGCCTTGACCGTCGCCTCCAGCATCTCGCAGGCGAAGCGCATGGCGTTGACGACGCTGCCGAACTCGGCGAGCAGCCCGTCGCCCATGAACTTGACGATCCGGCCCTCATGGGCCTTGACCTTGGGTTCGATGATCTCGGTCTGGTTCTGGCGCAAGGCATCCAGCGCGCCGGCCTCGTCGAGCTGGGCCAGACGGCTATAGCCGACGATGTCGGCGGCAACGATGGCGGCAAGGCGGCGCTGCATGGGCCAGGGCAAGCCGATTCGGCGGGTTCAGACCGGCCCCTTCTATGCGGGGAACCGCAGGGGCTGGCAAGGGAATGTTCCTAAAGCCGCGTCCATGGATCAACCCCCGCCTTTTTCTTAGGCTTCAAGACCTTATTCCCCAAGCCCCGCAATCGACAATTCCCGCCCGCTCGGCCATATTGCGCGCCCGTGGGGGCCCGCTTCGAATGCAAAACTTGATCGCTCGAATCCGCCGTTTCGTCGCTGGCCGTGGCCGGATTCCGGGCGCAATTCTGCTGCTCGCCCTGTTGGTGCTGCAGCATTCCAATCTTCCCCTGATCGAAGCATTGAAGCTGAGATCCTTCGACGTCCTGCAGCGCCTGTCGCCCCGCGTCGAGACGAACTTTCCGGTCCTGATCGTCGATATCGATGAACGGAGCCTGCGAGAGCAGGGC harbors:
- a CDS encoding sulfate/molybdate ABC transporter ATP-binding protein encodes the protein MSITVTSLVKHFDNFAALKGIDLAVRPGEFLALLGPSGSGKTTLLRILAGLEFPDAGQLTIDGVDVSDQGARDRQMGFVFQHYALFKHMTVTQNIGFGLKVKPRRERPSSAEITERVDRLLQLVQLEQLGDRYPSQLSGGQRQRVALARALAIEPRVLLLDEPFGALDAKVRKDLRRWLRGLHDEMGITSIFVSHDQEEALELADRVAVMSEGRIAQIGTPTEIYRNPANAFVCEFLGNTNRLNCRIEKGGARLGEQFFTAQVPSDAPALPGVAYVRPEDCDIHTEPNAPGLKARVLKIHAAGPTVRVELRRLESDEIIEIHLQPGVDAPDIGADVALTFRRVRIFPVANG
- a CDS encoding IS4 family transposase, yielding MPHENSVFHSLLKLINWDEFARLVERHGSDARVRQLTSKSQFMALLYGQLSGASSLREIVTGLESHERRLYHLGGDKVRRSTLADANALRPSALFTDLLAALMMQAHRGLRRQLAEVTYLIDSSGLPLNSLSRDWARFSAGVCGAKLHVIYDPDADRPIYAAVTPARVNDITAAQAMPIEPGATYVFDLGYYDYAWWAAMDAAGCRIVTRFKSNTPLAVVARNPLPADSTILSDRVGYLPARQAASQHNPFQDPVREVRVKTEAGKVLRILCNDLDASAQEIADLYKRRWAIELFFRWVKQTLKIRHFLGTCENAVRIQIAVALIAFLLLRLAQKAIESPLGTLAFARLVRANLMHRRRIDRLLEPEPIPRIEPGQMVLPWT
- a CDS encoding FAD-binding oxidoreductase translates to MASVLDELRQALGDDGVSSEPAILDRHSRDATGIAPHRPLAVLRPRSTAEVSAALRICNRHRQPVQPQGGLTGLAGGATPRGGEVVLSLERMRGIEELDPAAATMTVLAGTPLETLQAAASQAGFLLGLDLGARGSCQIGGNLSTNAGGMKVIRYGMAREQVLGLEAVLADGTVVNALNKMLKNNAGYDVKHLFIGSEGTLGIVTRAVLRLHPKPHSSLTALVATASYDQVVRLLRAIQAELGGLSAFEAMWQDYYRFVTGSDPARVPPLPATSPFYVALEFAGNDAEGDPARFEAFLGRALEQGLVTDAVIAQSEREARAIWEIREGVGAWNARPHGLHLDVSLPIASIGAFAERVRTRLQARWPGSLNTFFGHIGDSNLHVSLDMGTGDEDVRHAAEMAVYEVVRDMGGSVSAEHGIGTLKRDYLGFSRSEAVVGLMRTVKAALDPNGILNPGKVL
- a CDS encoding adenylate/guanylate cyclase domain-containing protein, producing the protein MQRRLAAIVAADIVGYSRLAQLDEAGALDALRQNQTEIIEPKVKAHEGRIVKFMGDGLLAEFGSVVNAMRFACEMLEATVKAASELPPDRRLRYRIGVNMGDVIVEGDDLFGDGVNIAARLEALAEPDSILLTGLVHEQVKNKLELRFDSLGRRTLKNIAEPVSVYRVALGEGTRALEPVSLDLPQRPSIAVLPFESPGDDEEQRYFSDGITEDIITELSRFRALFVIARTSSFAYRDGGMDVTAIGRELGVRYVLMGSVRRTQHKLRITAQLYEAESGRSIWAIKQDRDPSQLFAMDDEIVQAIVTALPGRIEADWLARGKRKRTDNMVAYDYMLRAWDNLYRNGGTEHRQIAELLHCALELDPGYAQAHALLAFVTVLGWYRNEVPDALDKAYELASQGVALDAEDGWCHFSLGFVCLYRRNYEEAELHYQRAIELNPNDAELLSQFGSFLAYIDRTEEGIEWIRRAMRLNPYRQAWHWHDMGFNFLVARRYEEAVQAFHRVSPPMPFDNCYLAIAHAHLGQPEKAREHAEAMIASRPDSSVQTWLPKEPFRDPATLEHFLEGMRKAGFPERPATKPALAVINGGR